One genomic segment of Brassica napus cultivar Da-Ae chromosome A3, Da-Ae, whole genome shotgun sequence includes these proteins:
- the LOC106439450 gene encoding probable pectinesterase 67: MDHRAGMILALTLVAMSVWGSDASAVQTTKFGAPLLTEKIATNRSIIVDIEGKGDYTSVQKAIDAVPVGNSNWIIVHVRKGIYKERVHIPENKPFIFMRGNGRGKTVIESSQSAVDNVASATFKVEANHFVAFGISIRNDAPVGLAFTSDNQSVAAFVAADKVAFYHCAFYSLHNTLFDNKGRHYYHECYIQGSIDFIFGRATSIFNNCEIFVISDKRVKPYGSITAHHRESAEEHTGYVFIRGKVYGIDEVYLGRAKGPYSRVIFAKTYLSKTVVPSGWTNWSYDGSTKDIYHAEYKCHGPGAERQGRSDWAKELTKQEVESFLSIDFIDGTSWLPVWLHQNS; this comes from the exons ATGGATCATCGAGCAGGAATGATCCTTGCCCTAACCCTGGTTGCAATGTCCGTATGGGGTTCGGACGCATCCGCAGTGCAAACGACGAAGTTCGGCGCGCCGCTTCTGACGGAAAAGATCGCAACAAATAGATCGATCATCGTCGATATTGAAGGCAAAGGAGACTACACTTCGGTTCAAAAAGCCATTGATGCTGTTCCTGTTGGTAACTCTAATTGGATTATCGTCCATGTCCGTAAAGGAATCTACAA GGAGAGAGTGCACATTCCGGAGAACAAGCCGTTCATATTCATGAGAGGTAACGGAAGAGGAAAGACAGTCATTGAATCATCGCAAAGTGCTGTCGATAATGTTGCTTCAGCCACTTTCAAAGTCGAAGCTAATCACTTCGTTGCTTTTGGTATCAGCATCAGG AATGATGCACCGGTCGGATTGGCGTTCACGTCTGACAATCAATCGGTGGCAGCGTTTGTGGCGGCTGATAAAGTTGCGTTTTACCATTGTGCGTTCTACAGCTTGCACAACACTTTGTTTGATAACAAAGGTAGACATTACTACCATGAGTGTTACATCCAAGGCTCCATCGACTTCATCTTCGGTCGTGCAACTTCCATTTTCAAC AATTGTGAGATATTTGTGATATCGGACAAGAGGGTGAAACCGTATGGGTCAATCACAGCACACCACAGGGAAAGCGCAGAGGAACACACAGGTTATGTGTTCATAAGAGGCAAAGTGTACGGAATCGATGAAGTCTACTTAGGCCGTGCTAAGGGACCTTATTCTCGAGTCATCTTTGCCAAGACTTACTTGTCCAAGACCGTTGTCCCTAGCGGTTGGACCAACTGGAGCTACGATGGCTCGACCAA GGATATATACCATGCGGAGTATAAGTGTCATGGACCAGGTGCTGAGCGACAAGGTAGATCAGACTGGGCTAAAGAACTGACCAAACAAGAAGTTGAGTCTTTCTTGTCTATTGATTTTATTGATGGAACTTCTTGGCTCCCTGTTTGGCTTCATCAAAACTCTTAG
- the LOC106444061 gene encoding glycine-rich cell wall structural protein-like: MGKVSLWFLSLMFVVVVIGVVECRRLEKETLGGGGGGIGGGFGGGKGFGGGIGGGGGAGGGFGGGVGGGHGGGLGGGIGGGHGGGAGGGFGGGIGGGHGGGLGGGHGGGLGGGIGGSHGGGIGGGAGGGLGGGHGGGIGGGAGGGAGGGLGGGAGGGIGGGAGGGAGGGLGGGAGGGAGGGLGGGHGGGIGGGAGGGSGGGLGGGAGGGIGGGHGGGIGGGAGGGAGGGGGLGGGAGGGFGGGIGGGAGGGAGGGAGGGFGGGAGGGHGGGVGGGSGGGFGAGGGAGGGAGGGFGGGGGAGGGFGGGF; this comes from the coding sequence ATGGGGAAAGTATCTCTTTGGTTTTTGAGTTTGATGTTTGTAGTGGTGGTGATAGGGGTTGTGGAGTGTAGGAGACTTGAGAAGGAGACGTTaggtggcggtggtggtggaaTTGGCGGCGGTTTTGGTGGCGGCAAAGGTTTTGGAGGAGGAATTGGTGGCGGGGGAGGTGCCGGTGGAGGTTTTGGTGGTGGTGTAGGAGGAGGCCATGGCGGCGGTCTAGGAGGTGGCATTGGTGGAGGCCACGGTGGAGGTGCCGGTGGAGGTTTTGGTGGTGGTATAGGAGGAGGCCATGGTGGCGGTCTAGGAGGTGGCCATGGTGGCGGTCTAGGAGGTGGCATTGGTGGAAGCCACGGTGGAGGTATTGGTGGCGGTGCTGGTGGAGGGCTCGGAGGAGGCCACGGTGGAGGTATTGGTGGTGGTGCCGGTGGAGGTGCTGGTGGTGGTCTAGGAGGCGGTGCTGGTGGAGGTATTGGTGGTGGTGCCGGTGGAGGTGCTGGTGGTGGTCTAGGAGGTGGTGCAGGAGGCGGTGCTGGTGGAGGGCTCGGTGGAGGCCACGGTGGAGGTATTGGTGGTGGTGCCGGTGGAGGTTCTGGTGGTGGTCTAGGAGGTGGTGCTGGTGGAGGAATCGGAGGAGGGCACGGTGGAGGTATTGGTGGTGGTGCCGGTGGCGGTGCAGGTGGAGGTGGAGGATTAGGCGGTGGTGCCGGAGGAGGATTTGGTGGTGGTATTGGAGGAGGAGCTGGTGGAGGAGCTGGCGGAGGAGCTGGGGGAGGATTCGGTGGTGGTGCTGGTGGGGGTCACGGTGGAGGTGTTGGTGGAGGATCAGGCGGAGGATTTGGTGCTGGTGGTGGTGCCGGCGGAGGAGCTGGTGGAGGattcggtggtggtggtggtgccgGTGGAGGGTTTGGCGgtggattttaa